Within Sorghum bicolor cultivar BTx623 chromosome 2, Sorghum_bicolor_NCBIv3, whole genome shotgun sequence, the genomic segment GCACGGCGGGCGCGACGTTCATGGCGTGCGTCATGAGGTTGCGACGTTCATAGAAGAATTCATAGAATCATAGGCGTGCGTGATGAGGTTCAGGTTCAGACACTTCAGAATTGTCATGGTCCGAGGTACAAGTGACGGCGAATGCCCTTTTCCAACTACCATCACTGCACCTGCACGCCTAGGATACTGGATACCGGATACGATCGCATCGCAATTTGCAAGGGATGGAAGCTGGAAAATCTACAAGTTCTTGTTTGCATGAGAATGTACAGCGAACGTGTCTTCTTTACAGCCAAAATTGCATCTAGCCCTCTCCTTCCTTCTGTTATCCACATCATGAATCAATGGCGAACTAATATAACAATTGCTAAAAACAAGCGAAATgaaaaaacaacaacaacaacaacgacGATGACCTATACTCGTCACGTAAATTGGAGGTGCGCGCCGCTGTTCTCGGCCACGTCGAGCAGCGCGGCGAGAACGTCCGGCATGTCGGGCCGCTCCTGCGGCGCGTCTGCCGTGCACCGCATGCCGAGCATCAGGAGCTCCCAGGACACGGTGCCGACGGCCGCCGCCTTCTCCGACGACGACCGCCACCCTTCTTTGCCCATCCGCCGCCCCCACTCCACCAGGCACTCGTCCTCGGCGCCGTCCACGGCGCGCCGGCCCGTGGCGAGCTCCATCAGGAGCACGCCGTAGCTGTACACGTCGCCCTTGGTCGTGGCGCGCCACGTCTGGCCGTACTCGGGGGCCACGTACCCGACGGTCCCGGCCACCACCGTGCTCACGTGCGTGTCGCCGGGCCGGACCACGCGTGCCAGCCCGAAGTCCGTCACCCTGGCGCGCCCGTCCCGGTCCAGCAGCACGTTGCTGGCCTTCACGTCCCGGTGCACCACCGCGGGGCGGCACTCGTGGTGCAGGAACACCAGCGCGCGCGCCACGCCGATCGCCGTGTCCAGCCGCCGCCCCCACCCGAACGCGGCCGTGTCGCCGACCAGCGACTCCAGGTTGCCGCCGTCCAGGTACTCGTACACCAGGATCTTCGCCGACCCGGACAGGCACCACCCGTAGAGCGTGACGAGGTTCGGGTGCGGCCACGACGACCCCATCCGGTCGGCGAGCACCTCCATCTCGGCGCGGAACTCCCGCTCGCAGTCGCCGTCGCGCGGCCTCGCCAGCTTCTTCACGGCCACGGTGCGGCCGTCGGGGAGCACGCCGCGGTACACCACGCCGTAGCCGCCGCGCCCGATCACCAGGTCGTCCGAGAAGTTCCCCGTGGCCGCCACGATGTCGCGGTAGGTGAACGCCGTCTTGCCGAGCTGGAACACCTTCACCGCTTCCGTCGAGGAGGAGCACCCGGTCGCCGACGACGATGACCCGGACGGTGGCGACGACGTCGTCGACATCTGCATGGAGCACTTCCCGGAGCTGCACTTGGGGTTCTCACACGAGAACGACTCGGGGTCTGGGTCTTGTTCCACGGGGAACCGCGCACGAAGATTGGCCATGAAGAACACGAAGGCGCCGGAGACGAAGGCGGCGAGGAGCGAGAACAGGAACCACACCGCGATGCTTCTTGGAGTCATGCCGCGCCTTCGAGCATCCGCAGCTTCCGGAGGTGGCTGCTTACCGGTGCCCGTCCCTAATGAAATGAGTGGGTCGCCGAGGAAGGACTGCTCGTCGAAGGTGCCGAATTGGGCGGTGGTGGGGAAGCTGCCGGTGAGAAGTGGGTTGTAGGACACGTTGAACTTGGTCAGTTCTGTGAGCTGGCTCAGACTCCCAGGCagctcgccggagaagttgttgTAGGAGAGGTCCATGATCTCGAGGCACAGCATGCGGCCGATCTCCGACGGGATCGCGCCTGAGATGTTGTTCCTCGAGACGTTCAGCACGACGAGCGGGAGCCTGCTGATCTCCGGTGGCAGCTGTCCGGTCAGCCGGTTGCCGTCGAGGTGGAGCAGGCTGAGGTTCACCATCGCGCCGATCGACGGAGGTATGTCTCCAGATAGCTGGTTCCTGGACAGCTGAACGTACCCGGAGATCGTGTAGGACCTCACCGGCGACGAGGAGTTGGTGCAGACCGGAACGATGCCGTATCCCTTGAGGATTCGGTCCCATATGCTGCGGCAGTTCGCCCGAGTCATGATGGAGTACACGAAGCTGAACGGGGGGTAGCTCGCCGGGATCCACCGCTTCATGGCTTGACAGTCGCCGGAGCCGGCGAGCACGCTGGAACCATTCCGGTTCTTGGCGAACGTCGGGCCGGGGTTGCTCCCAATGTTTGCCATGTCCGGCGGGATGTTCCCGGTCAGCTTGTTGTCGGCCAGGTTCAACCAGAGCAAGCTGGTGCATTTGCCAATTTCTGACGGAATATCTCCGGAGAGCTGATTCCCAGCAAGCATCAGCCACAAAAGCGACGTGAGGTTCCCAATGGTCGCCGGTATCTCGCCGGAGAGGTCGTTATACGACAAGTCCAGCGCTTGGAGCTCGGTGAGACGGCCGTACGCTGCCGGTATCCCGCTGGAGAATTGGTTGTAGGCAAGCATCAGGTACTTGAGGCTTTTCATGTCAGCCACCTCAGGAGGGAGCTCGCCGGAGAACTCGTTATAGCTGAGGTCCAGCCTCGCGAGCAGCGGTAGCTGGAGCACGCCGGAGGTGACGATGCCGCCAGTGTAGTTGTTGTGGTGCAGCACAAGGTACCTCAGACTCGGAAACTTGCCAAAGGTGTCTTGCACGTCCCCTCCAAACTTGTTGCTGCTGATGTCCAAGAACTGAAGCTTCGTACAGTTCGTCAGCGCCAGCGGTATCCGGCGATCGAAGCTGTTGTTCCCGAGAACCAGCGTCTCGATCGCGGAGAGCCTCCCAATTCCGGCCGGTATGAAGCTGCTGAAGCCATTCCCCCACAGAGACAGGTACGTCAGGTTCGCGCACTTGGCGATGGAGTCAGGGAAGCTTCCAGTCAGGTAATTCGCTGACAGGTCCAAAGACTCGAGCTTGCAGCCGTCCGGGAACGTGGCCGGCGGGACGCTCCCGGTGAGATTGTTCTCGGCGGCGCTGAACTGCCTGAACCTCGCGACGCCGGGCCACAGCTCGCCGGTGAAGTTGTTGGAGCTGAGGTCGACATACTCAAGCCTGGCGCAGCCGTCGAACGTACCGGTGACATTGCCCGTGAGCCCGTTGGTAGAGACGTTGAAAACGGCCAGGTCGGCGGCGCACATCGCCGTGAAGTTGGCCGCGACGCCGCCCGACAGCCGGTTCCACGACACGTCGAGCGTCTGCAGCCTGGTGAGGCCGGACAGGTCCAGCGAGCCGTTGATGAGGTTGTGGGAGAGGTTGAGTCGCACGAGTCCGTGGCATTGGTCGATGTCGCCGGGCGCGCAGATGGTGTTGTCGGAGAGGTCGAGCTCGGCGAGCTCGGGCAGCCGCGAGAAGTTGCCGAACGCCGGGCCGGAGATGCTGGAGCCGGACAGGTCCAGCGACGTGACGCGGCCGGACGCGTTGTCGCACCGCACACCGGCCCAACCGCACGGCGACGCGTCGGACTCCTGCCACGCGTCATAGGCGCCgcggttcaccctgttgttgttCTGCAGGAAGCGCTTGAGCTCCACCAGCACCTCCTTGTCGCCGTTGCTCTGCTGCGCGCCGGtgggcaccgccgccgccacctcacCTTCAGGAGGACACGCGATCGCCACAGTTAGACGCGAAATTCGACTCCCACGCGAGGAACAGAACACGGCAGCTGGATAACCAGAAGAGAGCAAGAACAGGGCGCCGAATTCTAACCTGCGACGAGGAGCAGGACGAGGAATCCGAGGAGCAGGGGATACATGGCCTTGCTTCCCGAATCATGGAAGACACCGAGGCGAAGCGGATGCACCGGCGACGGGGGCGACGTGCCGAGCGGCGAGCAGCCTCCTCCACATCCACACGCGCGTGCGCTCTCTTCCTCTGGTTCTCCACGGGGAGAGGTGATGTAATAAGCAGAGAATAAGAGACAAAATCTTTTGACACTTATCGCAAGTTATCTAATGGCTGGAGGCCCGCATGCGCATGTGGTCGACGACGAGCATGCCAACCAACCGCTGCTACCGGCTGTCGTTGTTGCTCCCGGGCCTGGCCTTTGAATTGAATCCCAGCGTTTACTGGAAACCACACTAATGCTCAATACTAATGATCAATGTGTCAGCAACGGAGCTTGGGTTTACCGGTTGTGGATTGGATTCAACTTTTTTTAATTGCCAAGTACTTGTATAATGCTGAATTGCTGACTGCACGGGGGGCagatgagaaagagaaagaggcTACTAGTAGCTTGCTTGGGTAGTGGTCTTTGAATTTGTCCCCTTGCTTTCCGAAATTGGCCTGGACTTGTCACCATATTGTATAGTTTCACCACTTGCTAATCCTCCCCAGGTTGGGGGTTTGGGGGGTTTTCGAGTGAAAAAACAGGGGTTCACCACTGGTTCACACACTGCTGTCGCACGGGCACGAACGCTTCAGACAGTGACGTTGGCTTAAAGAGAAGTTCTAGCGTGACTTGTCCACTGACCATAGAAAGGTAGTACTCCTACAGGGTTACCGCGAGGCTTGACTGTAATAAATTAAGGACTGCCGGTAGAACTCGTGTTCTTTTTACATTTTGTGTGCCTCTCGGCAGCAACTTTGACCATTATTTTTCTGTGTTATATATATAACTTATTGTATATCAAAATGTAGCGAGAAAAGTTTGCAAGACCGTGGAAATATTTTGATCGGCGTGAGTGTACCAGTACATGTGATGGATATTTGCCCGTCAGGTCAGCGACGGCAGCCGCCCATGTTGACGACGCCGTACTCCAACGCGACTCCTACTGCGGCGGTCTCGCGTCCAAATTACTCCGAAGCGAAGCGGAGCGGGGGCCGTAGTAGCCCGTAGGCCGTAGGGTCTGGGCAAGTCGGGCAGGGCAGGCGCGTCGCGCACGCCTCCCCCCGGGCGCCGCGGCAGCATGCGTGTGGTAGGCGTGCGCCCGCACCGCACTCGATCGAAGGGCACTCCACCATGAAGTTTCTGGATGCCAACGCCCAGCCCGCGCGCCGGCAGAAGAGAGTGGCGTCAGGCCTGGAATGTCCCCCGGCCGTCCCCGTCGAAGACCGCCGTCGTAAAGCGAAAAAGCGGTGGGTGGTGGATGCTGGTTGCTGGATCCCGCGTGGACGAGCGAGCGCGTGCGTGGCCTACCAAACCCAAGTCTGAGCGCAAGGTCGCATCTGAACGCCCGCTTGTGTCGTGTCTTACAGCAAAGCAGGAGTGGTGCTTTTCATGGAAATTGTACCGCATGGTCGCCGTGGGGGGGGGAATGAGCGAGAGGTGACAGAAGAGAAGATGACGCTTCGTCGAGCTTGGAGAAGCGAATCCTGGACATGCATGCATCAAGATGCAAGATATATGATGACTGACAACAGAACCAACCGGGGCAGGCAAGAGGGAACACGGCCCGCCATGAAGATGCCCACACAGTCCACAGGACGGGGGGCATCGCATGAGTGCGTGCGCGGTGCGCCTCTTTTGCATCGGTGGGCTCTCATGCCCGCACACTCGCCATGGGTTGCTGCGTTTTGGAAGTCCGAATCAGCCGTCACGTAGAGATTGTACGATTCGGAGGGGTCAAAGCGCGGCATACGACCGAGGATGGACGGACCCGACACACCTTTTGGAGAGTTGACGAGTGGCCAGTGGGGAGTGTGGGACTGAGGGATTCTTCGTTCGCATGCAGCGCGATCGGCTCATCATAAAAGGCTTGACGACGAACCAAAAGTTGTGAGGATTCTTTCGCAAAGGAAGATCGAACCCCGCAGAGCGAACTTTATTCACTGTGCAAAAAACAGTGGTTTCCACCTACTTTTGTTGTTAATTATTGTGCAGTTCACCTATTAGAACCTGCTTATGTACTTACCTTGAAACACGCATGGTTTTGTAGCTCGATGAGGTTTAACATTTTTGGCGAATAACCAAAGTAGCTCGAGGCCTCGACTTCAGAGTCATACCACATGTTTAACTTTGAATGCATGTTTAATCAGGAGCGGAGCTAGGATTCAGACATAAGGGGGAGAGGAGAGTCCCACCTAAATGTTTGTTACAATTCTTAGAATGTCAGGCATTGGTGTTGACTTAAAACAAATTATTGACCTTGAGGTTGGATTAAAAAACTATAATGTATCTTTAATCTGTTTCTTTTCTTTATCTTGGACAAGATAAAGAAACGACATTGTTTATTGAACCAACGGTTcacatgttttttattttatctaaGCATGTAGAATTGTACAATCAAGAGACAAAACTTGAGAAAAACATAAGAATATTTTTTCTAGTTGAACTTTTATTACCTTAGTTGAGGACATATTTGTATCTATAGTCTCTAATATTCATAGAactaataaataatatatacaGGAGCATATGCCTTGCCCCCCATCTCCGCCCCTCTTGTTTAATCAAAAACTAAACTACAAAGTCTCTATTGAGGACAAGTTATGCATTTAAAACCTTGAAAAAAATACTGTATAGTAAGCCATGTTTCGAAGTTATATTGCCTTGTTCAGGAAATTCAACATGCTTAACTTCAATTTAGTTATGAACGATGTTGAGCCTCTTAGAGCAAAGCGGCACCTAGCAACCACTCATGACTCACTAGGCTTGGATCTTGAAATAGCATAGCAAATTCCATCATTGCTCAACTTTTGAGCAGCCAGGAGCTGATTGGCAGCCCTCATTTTGCTGTAGGCTAGTGTGGTTAGTGTTGGATATAGTAGCAGGGTAAAATGGTGGTGAAGGGCTCAAGCCCCCCACCACCGCTGGGCCTTTATAGTCCACTCGCCTAAGCCCTCGAAGTTTTTGCCATATGTAGGTTAAAGACAAACTAGTACTCACAATGAACCATAGGCcagttgaaagcccaagtttggtttggtaattaatgacaccaagttgctaatgccttttgtttaagtgacttgagttaggcatagcaacacatgtgatgaaggagcatggtggcatggaaaggtggccacacgatcacaaagggatgaagcatgaagtggagatcatggtgatagacgaggagcaaagttatcaaggcaaaggtataaacatagggttttacttttgccggtctaagatgagtagagaagtgattgaccgggtttaggatagatagctgactatcaagaggggaaatcacggttatctctcgaatcaagtgctactaggtccatatcttgagcatatgcattaggatcaagtaaagtgctaacttaactcctttggtaaaaatgtttgtgaaaagctaacacacttgcactttggtggtggacacttgttggtgttagcacatttacaaaggaggtggagttcctagggttgagaggggtgtgggttcctctctccctcccgccgagcttgcgaggcgggattcggcgcttttgagaaaaataagtgtatattttctattgcgccggtgggaaatttagagaagtcgcgggagtgttttctcactgagaaacactcaccggacattgagtgcggaggcaccggacgctggcctcagcgtccggtgagcttgaccctgctagggttaagcaccggacgcactctgagagcgtccggtggttagcgtccggtgtgaggggtttttgcaaccctctctgcgcacgagtccggtgagcaccggaccgtccggtgcctagcgtccggtgaggtcgcgagtttgacaaactctctgcgcacgagccCGGTGAACAccagaccgtccggtgcccatcgtccggtgtgttgcaggtagccgttagaaactgacacgcGAAATCGAGGAAGGACATGTGGCCAACtctagtgcaccggacgcagggtgtcgagcgtccggtgctcacttagtagcgtccggtgcccccgtttacagcccagtgaaaacagccaacggctagttttcttgaggggcttataaatagttggtggccggctttgggaggttaactcttgcacatttgattacttgagacatacattgaactagaaaatactccctccactcatctccttgctagattgctcatcctagtgagattgagtgagattcaagtgcattgctttgagagttgcatttagtggcacttgattcttgagtttgctgcggatttcttgttactcttgggtgtttcccgacgccctagacggcttggagcagcggtggtgttgagctcgtgattggagattgtttcgagcctcaccaagtgatttgtgaggggttcttgagccttccccgcgggagatcgcaattggctactctagtggattgctcgtggcttggaggatccccatcttgtgagtggatgtgcggcacccgctgagggtttggctttggattgccaattagctcgtgatccatcaagtgggtgtatcgccacaacgaggactagcttgccgggaagcaagtgaacctcggtaaaaaatcttgtgtcatttcttgccgaggattctcttattgctgtgattgattgattggctatatttctactctacaacgtcggtataacaatcactcacctctcctttacttttgtgcataccttgctagttgtgtagcttgtttagcttagttctcttgttgttgtgctttagtgtttagccttgtactagtttgtataggtggcttgcatagcttagttgagctagtgctagaattgcttcgccatttgttttactaactcacttgtttagtgaagtttgtagaaattttaaataggctattcaccctcccctctagccatttggacctttcaccagTGCATAGCAAATCGACATGCCGTTAGCTTAACTTTATATTGCTCTCCTAGCACTGGCGGACCCAACACTAGGGCCACTAGGGCTATGGCCCTAGTCTCAACCCTTAATTGCAGTAGATAAatcatatttttttctatagctAAGCACAATTAGCACTCATGTTTAATACAATGGTCCTAGTCTTTGGCCAATACTGAGTCCGCCCCTGCTCCTAGTGTGGCTTCATAGACATGAAAAAGACGGCCTCCATTCTAGTCTAATAAGCCCTAAGCCACTAACAACACCTTCCCACCAAATTTCAACCAACATCGTCCTCGATCCTAGTGCTTAGCTCCACATCGTCCCCAATTCTAGCTCTTAACTTGATCGGTGATACGTAGCGCAACATAGAATTGTCGTCTATCAAAGGTTGGAGAAACGTGCTGGAGGGGCAAGTTGACAATGCAGACGCTTTGCGCATAAGAGACCCAAGGTCCAGAATGGCTAtgacatttatatatatacgAGTACCATGTATATGATTAATACTCAAATGATATGTTTCTTTTTTTAGGGAAACGATGATGCAACATTAGCATGTGAATTGTATGCAAAATTTGTTTTGATTTAAGAGTCAAAGGTCGTATCTCATATGTTAGATTAAGGAATCATGGCTTACCTTCCAAGTAATATGTTTTACGAGAGCATGTTTTTTTATGTGGTGGTGCAGCGTCAAAGCACGACATGTCGACATTAGTCAGAGCTGCAGATCTTTTCTGAGGTGCGCCGAGCCCGAAAGCGCAAGCAACTAAATTTCCATATATAAATTGCCCCCGAACCTGAATAATAATATCGTGGTTCGTTCACAACAAATGGGGACATAACATCACGCTCCTCCTGACGCCTGCTGATTCTTTGGCCGACGTTGACGTCCGCGCGAACATGTTTTCCTCCCATCCCCAATTAAAATCCAGGTTACGCTGCTCGATCAGACGATCACTTTCCATTCCATGTGACAACACGTTTGTTATTTCCACGGGCTCTAATTTGACTAACAATTGTTGGGATTGAATTTAGTTACTGCTTGCTTATTCAACTTCATTTACACGCGCGCACGTACGGCCGGCGTGTCACCCTCATCTGTACCCACCAGCCTACGAAGTTCGTTTTGAAGTTTTGCTCGGAAAGTGCTGGCCAGAAGCCTGTTCCTTCGGTTGAATTCATTTGCAGTCGCACGTGTGACACTGTGACAGGCATGTGCCTCTTGCAGTCCCTGCTCTTGTATGAATTCTTGGCACGTCTGTAGGCTGTAGCAAAGCATTTAATCAGTGTTTTAGTTTCCAACTTCTAACTACCATCGCGTGTTTTTCATATGTGTGATTTTATTTTGCGATCCGTCGTCCCTACCATCTCAccaagtttttcttttttttttggttcttgTTGTCGAAAACTTTAGTTCCTTGTTTGCATATCTAAacgattttaatttaaaaacactctggttacaaaaattacaggttcCATCGAAACCTACTATCTACCCCGATTGGATGGTGTATTTTTTGAAATCAAAATTCTAAAATCATTAACTTATTCAAACAGGGCCTAGCTTGTTGGAGTTGAACTAAAGTTTAGTACACCCGTTAGTCGTCTGTTTGGATGAactttagctaaaatttagataAAATAGCgtagatttttttttggttataGAAGGAAGCTTTATTACGCCTCAGCAAGATCTATTGTGTTGATGTTTCTTGTTTTGAGCCACCCGATACATATCGTCCGAAAAAAATGTTGTTCTGCTGGAAGGAAACTTGTCAGGCGCAAAACGAGAAACCAATGACGTGAACATTCgcgtgctgctgctggtgtatttgggccttgtttagattgaaatttttttagattttattactgtagtatttttcgtttgtttgtggtaaatattgtccaatcatagactaactaaggttaaaagattcgtctcgcgatttacagtcaaaccgtgtgattagtttttattttcgtctatatttaatactttatgcatgtgccgcaagattcgatgtgatagggaattttgaaaactttttgaatttcgagataaactaaacaagaccttgtcTAGCAACTTCGTTCTTATTAATTGGGGTCGGTTCCTATTGAGTTCAACTTAAAACCCGTGCTTTGACTTGCCAGCcttgcactgcactgcacctgGACGCTTTCGTCTCTCCAGCCCCCCAGGGGTTGGTGAGCCGTGAGCGGCTGAGCGCACGGACTAAACTACAAGACAGTCTACATGACCAGCTGAGTGGCTGTGGATCGGAACCGGACGAAATTCGGTGACGATTATTTACTACTCGTTGCAGAGCTCACAGGGAGCTCGGCTACGTGTAGCATATCAGAACATGCGATCTTGCCCTCTACTCGTTTGGTGTTTGTGCCGGGCACAAGATACTTGGACGATGCAGCATCTTGGATAAACTAATCGTGTGTAACCATCGCAATCAGGCACAGGCAGCGGTCTTCGGAGCATATGATTGGCGTGATCATCCATTCGTAGCATGTCCGTTTCAGTCTTTCAGATCCAAGGAAATCGTGGCGAATTATGATTGTTGGACCGATCGGCGCCGGTCGGGTGTGTGGTTGGCTCTTGCCTGGCTGGCCTTGGCCCCGAGctaggcgccggcgccggcgccgcgcgtATGCATACGGCACATGCGTAGCGAGCGAGACGGGCGAGTATTAGCTAGCGCGCGCAGCGGTTAGCCGTCGCGACGCGAGTCCGCGACCTCGACCTGGCTTGGCTCTGTCTGTTCCAGGCCTGCTCCCCAGCTCCcccaccgtcgtcgtcgtcgcgatCAGCGGCACATGCGTCGCGCATTGCTGGCTGCCGCTGGCGCTTCTGCTAGCGCGCACGCATGGGCATCGCGGGGGGCGCGTGGCGGACCCGCGAAAGGCGCCGTGGTCGGCAGAGA encodes:
- the LOC8078997 gene encoding probable LRR receptor-like serine/threonine-protein kinase At1g74360: MYPLLLGFLVLLLVAGEVAAAVPTGAQQSNGDKEVLVELKRFLQNNNRVNRGAYDAWQESDASPCGWAGVRCDNASGRVTSLDLSGSSISGPAFGNFSRLPELAELDLSDNTICAPGDIDQCHGLVRLNLSHNLINGSLDLSGLTRLQTLDVSWNRLSGGVAANFTAMCAADLAVFNVSTNGLTGNVTGTFDGCARLEYVDLSSNNFTGELWPGVARFRQFSAAENNLTGSVPPATFPDGCKLESLDLSANYLTGSFPDSIAKCANLTYLSLWGNGFSSFIPAGIGRLSAIETLVLGNNSFDRRIPLALTNCTKLQFLDISSNKFGGDVQDTFGKFPSLRYLVLHHNNYTGGIVTSGVLQLPLLARLDLSYNEFSGELPPEVADMKSLKYLMLAYNQFSSGIPAAYGRLTELQALDLSYNDLSGEIPATIGNLTSLLWLMLAGNQLSGDIPSEIGKCTSLLWLNLADNKLTGNIPPDMANIGSNPGPTFAKNRNGSSVLAGSGDCQAMKRWIPASYPPFSFVYSIMTRANCRSIWDRILKGYGIVPVCTNSSSPVRSYTISGYVQLSRNQLSGDIPPSIGAMVNLSLLHLDGNRLTGQLPPEISRLPLVVLNVSRNNISGAIPSEIGRMLCLEIMDLSYNNFSGELPGSLSQLTELTKFNVSYNPLLTGSFPTTAQFGTFDEQSFLGDPLISLGTGTGKQPPPEAADARRRGMTPRSIAVWFLFSLLAAFVSGAFVFFMANLRARFPVEQDPDPESFSCENPKCSSGKCSMQMSTTSSPPSGSSSSATGCSSSTEAVKVFQLGKTAFTYRDIVAATGNFSDDLVIGRGGYGVVYRGVLPDGRTVAVKKLARPRDGDCEREFRAEMEVLADRMGSSWPHPNLVTLYGWCLSGSAKILVYEYLDGGNLESLVGDTAAFGWGRRLDTAIGVARALVFLHHECRPAVVHRDVKASNVLLDRDGRARVTDFGLARVVRPGDTHVSTVVAGTVGYVAPEYGQTWRATTKGDVYSYGVLLMELATGRRAVDGAEDECLVEWGRRMGKEGWRSSSEKAAAVGTVSWELLMLGMRCTADAPQERPDMPDVLAALLDVAENSGAHLQFT